One region of Cucurbita pepo subsp. pepo cultivar mu-cu-16 chromosome LG03, ASM280686v2, whole genome shotgun sequence genomic DNA includes:
- the LOC111791389 gene encoding MLP-like protein 43 — protein sequence MALYGKLEIDVEIKASAEKFHEILHQKPHHMSKASSDKIQSCELHEGEWGKVGSILYFTYVHDGKVSVAKDVIEAVDEENNSFTWKVLEGDLLEYYKSFRIRVQSIPKDEGSVIHFTLEYEKLHEGIPDSHSLLQLCADVSKDIEAYLMGNNNEGSFIAKA from the exons ATGGCTCTTTATGGAAAGTTAGAGATTGATGTAGAAATTAAGGCTTCAGCTGAGAAGTTTCACGAAATACTTCATCAAAAGCCTCACCATATGTCGAAGGCCTCTTCAGATAAAATACAAAGCTGCGAGTTACATGAAGGCGAATGGGGCAAAGTTGGCTCGATTCTCTATTTCACTTACGTACATG ATGGTAAGGTTTCTGTGGCAAAGGACGTTATAGAAGCGGTTGACGAGGAGAACAATTCATTCACATGGAAAGTGTTAGAGGGAGACCTTTTAGAGTACTACAAGAGCTTCAGAATTAGAGTCCAATCTATCCCAAAGGATGAGGGAAGTGTGATTCACTTTACTTTGGAATATGAAAAGCTGCATGAAGGAATTCCAGATTCTCATAGTTTGCTTCAGCTTTGTGCTGATGTCTCCAAAGACATTGAGGCTTACCTTATGGGAAACAATAATGAAGGTTCATTTATAGCCAAGGCATGA
- the LOC111791533 gene encoding MLP-like protein 43 → MALYRKLEIDVEIRGSAKKFHEIIHQKPHHISKISSDKIQGCELREDEWGKLDTILYWHYVHDGKDCVAKTITEDVDEKNNSLTWKVLEGDLVKSYKSFKMKIQCIPKDKGSVIRYTLEYERLHEQIPDPHTFLQLCAGIAKDIDAHLMGDTNEGSFVSVKA, encoded by the exons ATGGCTCTCTATAGAAAGTTGGAGATCGATGTTGAAATTAGGGGTTCAGCAAAAAAGTTTCACGAAATAATTCATCAAAAACCTCACCATATATCTAAAATCTCTTCAGATAAAATACAAGGTTGCGAATTACGTGAAGATGAATGGGGCAAACTTGACACTATACTCTATTGGCATTACGTACAtg ATGGGAAGGATTGTGTGGCCAAGACCATAACCGAAGATGTTGATGAGAAGAACAATTCACTCACTTGGAAAGTGTTGGAGGGAGACCTTGTAAAGTCCTACAAGAGCTTCAAGATGAAGATCCAATGTATCCCAAAGGATAAGGGAAGTGTGATTCGCTATACATTGGAATATGAAAGGCTGCATGAACAAATTCCAGATCCACACACTTTTCTGCAGCTTTGTGCTGGTATCGCCAAAGACATTGATGCTCACCTTATGGGAGACACTAATGAAGGTTCGTTTGTAAGTGTTAAGGCATGA